A single region of the Fusarium fujikuroi IMI 58289 draft genome, chromosome FFUJ_chr05 genome encodes:
- a CDS encoding probable translation activator GCN1 yields the protein MSKGDSSDSGAPAPLDMAVVKQALSSSSTAVRITHLRTIEDKLAQKYRQSRLSVQKCLVALISSGADSNTIAPLITALRKESQKPGIAPTNAFVLVEWCSLFMQYLDASQWDQFATDIILADADALEKCHQPVCRKSVTHSAIIVTRRGLRKLFSSNELSEKRLSASVDVLTAKGAQSISRNAVLLGVIAGVSARKDHLRPVLDSLKSRYYDFFTREIIGSRTSVPEHLVLGLGNFFASFATLEEISKELIPALEKGLLRAPEVILGGVVTPLVRCLPENFDLSKILEQNLLKPLLSNAKSTNAAIRAGSLDAFSALVNKSGDTASLEKVINEVATPLKSGKLASPDHRVLHAQMLQTAPLSKASAEQVANAVAVIAAKEGNESALAAETSALAKAVSFLLTNDAEVPKSVLESVTKGLTEKKIPSRKYWLLRVGGILQTLNEAQSVSSAMAAFVDAVIPKLITTFTEVTSNAASAAQNGLIVGAYILTAVSTHINRVLPGSAADLSLTKAVVTKQSLSLDPKSSFLLSPRIYSKVTAEEDLKWFSRAMNSIFQGLDKEADNQIALAWSEAIIHLVTAQSVPATVQQETSKTLSSLYVRSPKLVSGFIIAGLWDYLKHSGSPEKEPSSGAHNLIQVVKAICLTPSDIEKSGETINTEDLEAQANNLLVLARPELIPRANWIDLCLRMELDPGNLVKEYQDELLTEIENQTSFSQKVSMTLPGYRNLINLYRQVDAIKKAAYNAAADLAFVAPEAIIPRLLETLSRDLNAEQLHDVGPVEAAIFRTPEGTVFVDVLAKKSQQVLDKNKKDYDILKWEEELRSQLERKKGQQKKLTPEENAKVNAQLKKESLIRQSIAEIEAKLLRGIGIIRSLATGPPTDAAQWLGTAVSLLIDIMDAGATMITGDAAPLAYITCAKKVTERLGSMRPFVGVAALRLRGVSLADNYQEEAVEDLVTRVLYRLRFAGEQRPFDSVSLIYALPLVLELLRKGGVGDSPDDADAQLVLAIEFLSYHTDVCSDEAVPRAELLSVLITSMQAYAQHYKLLRDCFADMCRCIAPNMDRDEMVILAKGALVPEARVRSTVLQSISAEIDMSELGYSSEIWIAAHDDEEENQDLGREIWEESGFEVTPEVPLKMLPFLESKDGQLRRAAARSLSEAASLHDESLPAVLDQLKATYVELAKPRVQQLDEFGMPKKMDLSDPWEGRQGIATAFKEIAPVFKVDQLDPFFDFLIDAGPLGDNNDAVRGEMLDASIMAIEIHGKGILDELMSKFEQTLEQPDKNSDAADRVNEAVIIMYGALARHLSPGDPKIPIVIDRLVTTLSTPSETVQYAIAECLPPLIRACPDQSSKYFGQIMEQLLTSKKYAVQRGSAYGLAGLVMGRGIAALREYRVLSTLTDAMENKKEANQREAALLAYELLSTMLGRVFEPYVIQIVPQLLTGFGDANANVREACLAAAKSCFAKLSSYGVKRIMPTLLDGLEEQQWRSKKGACDLLGAMAYLDPQQLANSLPDIIPPLTGVLNDSHKEVRAAANRSLKRFGEVINNPEIKSLVDIILKALSDPTKYTDEALDSLIKVQFVHYLDAPSLALVTRILQRGLGDRSNTKRKAAQVIGSLAHLTEKKDVVMHLPVLVAGLKIAIVDPVPTTRATASRALGSLVEKLGEDTLPDLIPGLMQTLKSDTGAGDRLGSAQALSEVLAGLGTTRLEETLPTILQNVESSKPAVREGFMSLFIFLPVCFGNSFSNYLGRIVPPILAGLADDVESIRETALRAGRLLVKNFAARAVDLLLPELERGLADDSYRIRLSSVELVGDLLFNLTGIKAGTEAEDIEEDENIKEAGASLKETLGEEKRNKILSALYVCRCDTAGAVRSAAIAVWKVLVHSPRTLKELVPTLTQLLIRRLGSSNMEHKVIASNALGELIRKAGDSVLSSLLPTLEEGLQTSTDVDAKQGICFALRELISSASPEALEDHEKTLISVVRTALTDSDENVREAAAEAFDSLQQIFGKRAVDQVLPFLLNLLRSERDADNALQALLTLLTETTRSNIILPNLIPTLTTPPISAFDAKALASLSKVAGPAMNRRLPNIINSLMDNEINCNDDGLREELATSFDTVIQSIDEYDGLNTVMNVLLQLLKHDDHRRRAATARHLGNFFAAASVDYSRYNQDIIRSLLNSFDDRDTDVVKTAWVALSAFTKKLRKEEMESLVVSTRQTLQRIGVAGANLRGFELPKGINAILPIFLQGLMNGTADQRVQAALGISDIVDRTSEASLKPFVTQITGPLIRVVSERATEVKSAILLTLNNLLDKMPAALKPFLPQLQRTFAKSLADPSSETLRTRAAKALGTLIKYTPRIDPLIAELVTGSKTADPGVKTAMLKALYEVISKAGANMGEASRASVLSLIDMDTDERDETMTITNAKLLGALIKNVPEEAAHGLLKNRVATSHFTHSSVLALNSVLAESPDALLQSALADDLPDLLCQGVTNKNVFVADNCILATGKYLLSDSPKTFETTKGIFEALASVIQPGNATDSRRLALVVVRTVSRNDMEMVRPHIALLAQPIFASVRDPVIPVKLAAEAAFVELFNVADEESRIFDKFMAGHGADLPANTKRSMGDYFKRVAMRLGSQARERREAEGGQGGLGLSNDEAEDEKEIWSVGKVDVGSEAFS from the exons ATGTCTAAGGGCGACTCATCCGACTCTGGCGCTCCGGCGCCTCTTGACATGGCCGTCGTTAAACAGGCTctgtcctcatcctcgaccGCTGTTCGAATCACTCATTTGCGCACAATCGAAGACAAATTGGCCCAGAAAT ATAGGCAGTCCAGGCTGTCAGTGCAGAAGTGCCTCGTTGCGCTTATTTCGTCTGGTGCCGACTCCAATACAATCGCCCCGCTCATTACTGCCTTGCGTAAGGAAAGCCAGAAACCTGGCATTGCTCCTACCAATGCATTCGTTCTCGTCGAATGGTGCAGTTTGTTTATGCAGTATCTCGATGCCTCGCAGTGGGACCAATTTGCTACCGATATCATCCTGGCAGATGCGGATGCTCTGGAGAAGTGCCACCAGCCCGTTTGCAGGAAGTCTGTAACTCACTCCGCCATCATTGTTACAAGGAGGGGTTTGCGGAAACTCTTCTCTTCGAATGAACTGAGCGAAAAACGGCTTTCTGCTTCTGTTGATGTCCTGACTGCGAAGGGGGCTCAGTCGATCTCAAGGAATGCTGTCTTGCTTGGGGTCATCGCTGGCGTATCCGCTAGGAAGGATCACTTGCGACCTGTTCTTGATTCCCTCAAATCCAGATATTACGATTTCTTCACGAGAGAGATCATTGGCTCTAGAACTAGTGTTCCAGAGCATCTAGTGCTTGGACTCGGTAACTTCTTCGCTTCGTTTGCCACACTTGAAGAAATATCTAAAGAACTGATCCCTGCTCTCGAGAAGGGTCTTCTGCGCGCCCCTGAGGTCATTCTTGGTGGAGTTGTGACGCCTCTTGTTCGTTGCCTCCCTGAGAATTTTGATCTCtccaagatccttgagcAGAATCTGCTCAAGCCCCTTTTGTCGAACGCAAAATCTACCAATGCAGCTATTCGTGCTGGTTCTTTAGATGCGTTCAGCGCCCTGGTCAATAAGTCTGGCGATACTGCGTCATTGGAAAAGGTCATCAACGAGGTTGCGACACCCCTGAAATCCGGCAAACTTGCATCTCCTGACCACCGTGTACTGCATGCGCAAATGCTTCAGACAGCACCTCTTTCGAAAGCAAGTGCCGAGCAAGTCGCAAACGCAGTTGCAGTCATCGCTGCCAAAGAAGGTAATGAGAGTGCTTTAGCTGCGGAGACTTCAGCCTTAGCAAAAGCAGTTTCTTTCTTATTGACCAACGATGCTGAGGTCCCCAAAAGTGTGCTGGAATCCGTTACTAAGGGCCTTACTGAAAAGAAAATTCCTTCTCGGAAGTACTGGTTGCTCCGTGTCGGTGGCATCTTGCAAACCCTCAATGAAGCGCAATCAGTGTCTTCAGCAATGGCTGCTTTTGTGGACGCAGTGATACCAAAACTCATTACCACTTTCACAGAGGTGACCTCCAATGCAGCTAGTGCTGCTCAGAACGGCCTCATTGTTGGTGCCTACATTCTGACGGCTGTAAGCACACATATTAACCGCGTGCTTCCTGGTTCTGCAGCCGATTTAAGCTTGACAAAAGCAGTGGTTACCAAACAATCACTATCCTTGGATCCCAAGTCAtccttcctcctcagccctCGAATCTACTCTAAGGTCACAGCCGAAGAGGATCTTAAGTGGTTTTCACGGGCTATGAACTCTATCTTTCAAGGCCTTGACAAGGAGGCTGATAATCAGATTGCCCTCGCTTGGTCTGAAGCAATTATTCACCTAGTTACCGCTCAGAGCGTACCGGCAACTGTTCAGCAGGAGACTTCCAAGACCCTTTCGAGTCTGTACGTTCGTAGTCCAAAACTGGTATCAGGTTTCATTATCGCAGGCCTTTGGGATTATCTGAAGCACTCTGGATCTCCCGAGAAGGAACCATCATCAGGCGCTCATAACTTGATCCAGGTTGTGAAGGCTATCTGTTTGACCCCCAGTGACATCGAAAAGTCCGGGGAAACCATCAACACAGAGGATCTGGAGGCACAGGCAAACAACCTCCTTGTTCTGGCGCGCCCAGAGCTGATTCCTAGGGCAAACTGGATCGATTTGTGCCTCCGGATGGAACTGGACCCTGGCAATCTAGTCAAGGAGTACCAAGATGAGCTTTTGACAGAAATAGAGAATCAAACATCGTTCTCCCAGAAGGTTAGCATGACGCTCCCGGGGTACAGGAATCTCATTAACCTATACCGACAGGTTGACGCCATAAAAAAAGCTGCGTACAACGCAGCTGCTGACTTGGCTTTTGTTGCTCCCGAAGCCATTATACCGCGCCTGCTGGAGACCCTCAGCCGCGATCTCAACGCCGAGCAACTCCACGATGTTGGTCCTGTCGAAGCGGCCATTTTCAGAACGCCTGAGGGTACCGTGTTCGTTGATGTGCTTGCAAAGAAGTCTCAGCAAGTCTTGGacaaaaataaaaaggacTATGACATTCTCAAGTGGGAGGAAGAACTTAGGAGTCAGCTTGAAAGGAAGAAGGGccaacagaagaagctgacCCCAGAAGAGAACGCAAAAGTCAATGCTCAACTCAAGAAAGAGAGCCTGATCAGGCAATCTATAGCTGAGATCGAGGCAAAACTTTTGCGGGGCATTGGCATTATCCGAAGCCTTGCCACTGGTCCACCAACAGATGCTGCCCAATGGCTCGGTACTGCGGTTTCACTCTTAATCGACATTATGGACGCCGGTGCTACAATGATCACTGGTGATGCAGCTCCATTGGCTTACATAACTTGCGCAAAGAAGGTCACAGAGCGCCTGGGCTCGATGAGGCCTTTCGTTGGCGTCGCGGCCCTCAGGCTGCGCGGCGTGTCGCTGGCAGACAACTATCAAGAGGAAGCTGTGGAAGATTTGGTAACAAGGGTTTTGTACCGTTTACGATTTGCTGGCGAGCAGCGACCTTTCGACTCTGTATCACTCATCTACGCGTTACCACTCGTGCTGGAGCTTCTCCGTAAAGGTGGAGTTGGTGATTCGCCCGATGATGCAGATGCTCAGCTAGTATTGGCCATCGAGTTCCTCTCATACCATACAGATGTCTGTAGCGATGAAGCTGTTCCTCGTGCTGAGCTCCTTTCAGTTCTTATCACTTCTATGCAGGCATATGCTCAGCATTACAAGCTCCTGAGAGACTGTTTTGCTGATATGTGCCGCTGCATCGCACCAAACATGGACCGTGATGAGATGGTTATTCTTGCCAAGGGTGCGCTGGTGCCTGAAGCGCGAGTCAGATCAACTGTGCTGCAATCTATCAGCGCTGAAATTGACATGAGCGAGCTTGGCTACTCCAGTGAAATCTGGATCGCTGctcatgacgatgaggaagaaaaccAAGATCTCGGTCGGGAGATATGGGAGGAGAGTGGCTTCGAAGTGACGCCGGAAGTGCCACTTAAAATGTTACCTTTCCTCGAGAGCAAAGATGGGCAGTTGCGCCGTGCCGCTGCTCGCTCCCTGTCTGAAGCAGCTAGCTTACATGATGAGTCTTTACCTGCGGTGCTTgaccagctcaaggccaCTTATGTCGAGCTTGCTAAGCCCCGAGTTCAACAGCTCGATGAGTTCGGCATGCCCAAAAAGATGGATCTGTCCGATCCTTGGGAAGGAAGGCAAGGTATCGCTACAGCTTTCAAAGAGATTGCTCCAGTTTTCAAGGTTGATCAGCTCGATCCTTTCTTTGACTTCCTCATCGATGCCGGTCCTCTTGGAGATAACAACGATGCAGTGAGAGGTGAAATGCTGGATGCTTCGATTATGGCCATTGAAATTCACGGCAAGGGcatccttgatgagctcatgTCAAAATTCGAACAGACCTTGGAACAGCCAGACAAAAACAGCGACGCTGCTGACCGTGTCAACGAGGCAGTGATTATTATGTACGGTGCCTTGGCTCGCCATTTGAGCCCTGGTGATCCCAAGATACCTATCGTTATCGACCGCCTCGTGACAACTCTAAGTACGCCCTCGGAGACGGTACAATATGCCATTGCTGAATGCCTGCCTCCCCTGATCCGGGCCTGCCCTGACCAGTCTTCCAAATACTTTGGTCAAATCATGGAGCAGCTCCTCACTTCTAAAAAGTATGCTGTTCAGCGAGGATCGGCTTATGGTCTGGCTGGCCTTGTAATGGGCAGAGGCATCGCGGCACTAAGAGAGTACCGAGTTCTGTCAACTCTCACTGACGCAATGGAAAACAAAAAGGAGGCAAATCAGCGTGAGGCCGCTTTGCTAGCATACGAACTTCTCTCAACTATGCTTGGACGCGTTTTTGAACCTTACGTGATCCAGATTGTGCCTCAGCTGCTGACGGGCTTCGGTGACGCTAACGCAAACGTTCGCGAGGCTTGTCTGGCAGCGGCTAAGTCGTGCTTTGCGAAGCTAAGCTCTTACGGTGTGAAGAGAATCATGCCAACTCtgcttgatggtcttgaagaGCAACAGTGGAGGAGCAAGAAGGGTGCTTGTGACCTTCTTGGTGCAATGGCATACCTCGATCCACAGCAGCTCGCCAACAGTCTGCCAGACATTATTCCCCCTTTGACAGGTGTGTTAAACGACAGCCACAAGGAAGTAAGGGCCGCCGCAAACCGAAGCTTAAAGAGGTTTGGTGAAGTCATCAACAATCCAGAAATTAAATCGTTGGTCGACATTATTTTGAAGGCTCTGAGTGACCCCACAAAGTATACAGATGAAGCCTTGGACTCGCTCATCAAGGTCCAGTTTGTTCATTACCTCGATGCTCCATCTTTGGCATTGGTCACCCGCATTCTGCAGCGTGGTTTGGGCGACCGTTCCAATACCAAGCGCAAGGCAGCTCAGGTAATCGGCAGCTTGGCTCATCTGACCGAAAAGAAGGACGTGGTCATGCATTTGCCGGTACTTGTGGCTGGTCTGAAGATTGCCATTGTCGACCCTGTGCCTACCACTCGAGCGACGGCTTCCAGAGCGTTGGGTTCTTTAgtcgagaagcttggagaAGACACACTTCCCGATCTTATTCCTGGCCTGATGCAGACTCTCAAATCAGATACTGGTGCTGGTGATCGATTGGGATCCGCTCAGGCTCTCAGCGAGGTGCTCGCTGGGTTGGGAACGACAAGGCTGGAGGAGACTCTTCCCACCATTCTTCAAAATGTCGAATCCTCAAAGCCCGCCGTTCGCGAAGGCTTTATGTCactttttattttcctcCCAGTCTGTTTTGGCAACAGCTTCTCCAATTACTTGGGTCGCATCGTACCACCTATTCTGGCTGGTCTTGCCGATGATGTCGAATCGATTCGTGAAACCGCACTGCGTGCAGGTCGTCTGCTAGTCAAGAATTTTGCTGCTCGTGCTGTCGATCTCCTCCTTCCAGAACTTGAACGCGGCCTCGCGGACGACAGCTACAGAATCCGACTTAGCTCTGTCGAACTTGTAGGggatcttctcttcaaccttACCGGTATCAAGGCTGGAACCGAGGCTGAGGACATTGAGGAGGACGAGAACATCAAAGAAGCAGGCGCTTCTCTGAAGGAAACACTCGGAGAGGAGAAGCGGAATAAGATACTTTCTGCACTGTACGTATGCCGCTGCGATACAGCTGGGGCCGTTCGCTCGGCCGCTATTGCTGTCTGGAAGGTTCTTGTTCACAGCCCGAGAACCCTGAAGGAGCTTGTGCCAACCCTCACACAACTTCTGATCCGTCGCTTGGGAAGTTCCAACATGGAACACAAGGTCATTGCCAGCAATGCCCTAGGAGAACTTATCCGAAAGGCTGGAGATAGTGTTCTGTCCAGTCTTCTTCCCACTTTGGAAGAAGGCCTTCAGACATCGACAGATGTTGACGCTAAGCAGGGTATTTGCTTTGCCTTGAGAGAGCTTATCTCTTCTGCGTCGCCGGAGGCTCTTGAGGATCACGAAAAGACCCTGATTTCCGTCGTTCGTACCGCACTGACAGATTCTGACGAGAATGTTCGAGAAGCCGCTGCTGAAGCATTTGATTCGCTTCAGCAAATCTTTGGCAAGCGAGCAGTTGATCAAGttcttcctttccttctcaacctcttgCGTTCCGAGCGTGACGCAGACAATGCTCTGCAGGCACTCCTCACCCTGCTCACTGAGACGACACGCTCGAATATCATTCTGCCAAACCTCATCCCAACCCTCACGACGCCACCCATATCAGCCTTCGATGCCAAGGCTCTTGCATCTCTGTCCAAGGTTGCTGGTCCTGCGATGAACCGTCGTCTCCCCAACATTATCAATTCGCTCATGGATAACGAAATAAATTGTAACGACGATGGCCTTCGGGAAGAGCTGGCAACATCTTTCGACACCGTCATTCAGTCGATTGACGAATACGATGGTCTCAATACAGTCATGAACGTTCTACTGCAGCTTCTCAAACACGATGATCACCGACGCCGAGCGGCTACTGCTCGCCATCTGGGCAACTTTTTTGCCGCTGCCAGCGTGGATTATTCCAGATACAACCAGGATATCATTCGTTCATTGCTTAACTCCTTTGACGACAGAGATACAGATGTCGTCAAGACTGCATGGGTGGCTCTCAGCGCATTCACAAAGAAGCTGCgaaaggaggagatggagtCACTCGTCGTTTCCACTCGACAAACTCTTCAGCGTATCGGCGTCGCAGGAGCAAACCTGCGCGGGTTCGAGCTACCCAAGGGCATCAATGCTATTCTACCAATCTTCCTGCAAGGTTTGATGAATGGTACTGCAGACCAAAGAGTTCAAGCTGCTCTGGGTATTTCAGACATCGTTGACAGAACAAGCGAGGCCTCTCTGAAACCATTCGTTACCCAGATTACTGGTCCTCTGATCCGTGTCGTTTCAGAGCGCGCCACTGAAGTCAAGTCGGCGATCCTTCTGACACTCAATAATCTCCTGGATAAGATGCCTGCGGCATTGAAACCTTTTCTCCCACAGCTTCAACGTACATTTGCCAAGTCTCTGGCGGACCCATCCAGTGAGACTTTGAGAACACGGGCTGCCAAGGCACTGGGTACTTTGATCAAGTATACGCCTCGTATCGATCCGTTGATTGCTGAACTAGTCACTGGGTCGAAGACGGCCGATCCCGGTGTCAAGACGGCCATGCTCAAGGCCTTGTATGAAGTTATCAGTAAGGCGGGTGCGAATATGGGTGAGGCATCACGAGCTTCTGTCTTGTCACTTATCGACATGGACACGGACGAGAGAGATGAGACTATGACCATCACTAATGCCAAGTTGCTGGGAGCTCTCATCAAAAATGTTCCTGAGGAAGCCGCTCATGGTTTATTGAAGAACCGCGTGGCGACGTCGCATTTCACTCATTCATCTGTCCTTGCCCTGAACTCGGTACTCGCGGAATCACCAGACGCGCTACTTCAAAGCGCCTTGGCTGATGACTTGCCCGATTTGCTTTGCCAGGGCGTCACCAACAAGAAC GTATTTGTTGCAGACAATTGCATTCTGGCAACTGGGAAGTACCTGCTATCTGATTCTCCCAAGACATTTGAGACAACAAAGGGAATTTTTGAAGCCCTTGCCTCTGTGATCCAACCTGGCAATGCAACCGACTCACGCAGACTTGCACTGGTTGTCGTTCGTACTGTCAGTCGCAATGATATGGAGATGGTCCGACCTCATATCGCCCTGTTAGCACAACCCATATTTGCCAGTGTTCGCGACCCCGTTATTCCCGTCAAGCTCGCTGCTGAAGCGGCATTTGTGGAGCTTTTCAATGTGGCTGATGAAGAGAGCCGCATTTTCGATAAATTCATGGCTGGTCATGGAGCAGATCTGccagccaacaccaagaggaGCATGGGAGACTATTTTAAACGCGTCGCCATGAGGCTAGGCTCTCAAGCCCGCGAGAGGCGCGAGGCTGAGGGTGGACAGGGGGGATTGGGACTGTCcaatgatgaagctgaggatgagaaggagatttGGAGTGTGGGAAAAGTTGATGTGGGCAGCGAAGCCTTCTCATAA